Below is a genomic region from Parageobacillus toebii NBRC 107807.
ATTAATGCTAAAGCAATTCCGATATATCCTAAATCCGCTAAAAATGTAAAAATACTTTGTATGAATTCGTGCATGGTTCTTCCTCCTATGTATTATGTACTCTTAGCCAAGCATCTCATTACAACCTTATTCAGCACCAAATTATACTATACTACGTGGAAGAAAAAAATAAGTCCTTATACTGAAAAAGCTGTCCTTTTCTAGCAGGACAGCTTTTTCAGCATTTATGCACTTTGCTGCAATTGCGCGATGTATTGTTTTCCTTTTTCTTCGTTATATTGGCCTTCCCATTTTGACATAATGATCGCTGCTAACGAGTTGCCAATAACATTCACTGCTGTGCGCGCCATATCTAAAATACGGTCGATTCCAGCGATAAATGCTAATCCTTCTATCGGAATCCCAACCGTGCCTAACGTAGCAAGCAGCACGACAAAGGATACACCCGGCACCCCAGCGATTCCTTTCGAAGTCACCATTAACACAAGCAAAAGCGAGATTTGTTGAGAAATCGGCATGTCAATACCGTACAACTGCGCGATAAAAATGGCCGCCAACGCCTGATATAACGTAGAACCGTCTAAGTTAAAGGAATACCCTGTCGGAATGACAAAGGATGTAATCGCTTTTGGACAACCGAAATTCTCCATTTTCTCCATAATTTTCGGAAGAACGGTTTCCGAACTTGCTGTACTATAAGCAAGAATTAACTCATCTTTCAAAATTTTTATAATATGAAAAATATTTATACCAAATAACTTAGCAACACCGCCAAGCACGACAAAGATAAAGAACACCATCGTTGCGTAAACAACAATGACGAGCTTGCTGAGCGGAATAAGCGACTCTACCCCAAACTTAGAAACGGTTACACCAATCAGCGCAAACACGCCGAACGGCGCAAACTTCATAATTTGGTTTGTTACATAAAACATCGCTTCTGCTGTACTTTGGAAAAATTGAAGAACTGGCTTTCCTTTTTCGCCAATCGCCGCTACTCCTAAACCGAAC
It encodes:
- the gltP gene encoding glutamate/aspartate:proton symporter GltP — protein: MRKIGLAWQIFIGLILGIIVGAIFYGNPKVATYLQPIGDIFLRLIKMIVIPIVISSLVVGVASVGDLKKLGKLGGKTIIYFEIITTIAIVVGLLAANIFQPGTGVNMKSLEKTDIQSYVDTTNEVQHHSMVETFVNIVPKNIFESLTKGDMLPIIFFSVMFGLGVAAIGEKGKPVLQFFQSTAEAMFYVTNQIMKFAPFGVFALIGVTVSKFGVESLIPLSKLVIVVYATMVFFIFVVLGGVAKLFGINIFHIIKILKDELILAYSTASSETVLPKIMEKMENFGCPKAITSFVIPTGYSFNLDGSTLYQALAAIFIAQLYGIDMPISQQISLLLVLMVTSKGIAGVPGVSFVVLLATLGTVGIPIEGLAFIAGIDRILDMARTAVNVIGNSLAAIIMSKWEGQYNEEKGKQYIAQLQQSA